Proteins from a genomic interval of Liolophura sinensis isolate JHLJ2023 chromosome 3, CUHK_Ljap_v2, whole genome shotgun sequence:
- the LOC135463369 gene encoding probable RNA-binding protein 46, whose product MASAEEALPRRVTRELNEASLKLMERTGYTIRQEKWQRKYGGPPPDWESSAPLKSCEIFVGGIPRDCYEDELVPVFEKIGKIYELKLVMNPRSGSHRGYGFVIYTNKEHANQAVKELSNYEIRKGQLLGVCKSPRRVLHVRNLMSTTTEDKIIKLCSQVVGRDDAVERVEKIKDYAFIQFKDRDDAIMAMTKLNGMNVEGACLEAAWARRRNQANQDWHLGEVDRAYNRDQEALESWKQKEVSYVRGYGYDPSYSPPSYYNPMSPPPARKELFWPEIHNSVHPI is encoded by the exons ATGGCGTCCGCGGAGGAGGCTTTGCCGCGTCGTGTGACCCGGGAGCTAAACGAAGCCTCGCTGAAACTTATGGAAAGAACAGGATACACCATACGGCAAGAAAAATGGCAAAGAAAGTACGGCGGTCCACCTCCCGACTGGGAAAGCTCGGCTCCTTTAAAGAGTTGCGAAATTTTCGTCGGAGGTATTCCAAGAGACTGTTACGAAGACGAGCTTGTTCCAGTATTTGAGAAGATAGGGAAGATTTACGAACTGAAACTCGTAATGAACCCCCGCTCTGGATCCCATAGAGGATATGGATTCGTTATATACACTAACAAAGAACACGCGAATCAAGCGGTAAAGGAGCTTAGCAACTACGAAATTCGTAAAGGCCAGCTCTTGGGTGTTTGCAAATCTCCC AGGAGAGTTTTGCATGTGAGGAACCTTATGTCGACAACTACAGAAGACAAAATTATAAAGCTGTGCAGTCAAGTTGTGGGAAGGGACGATGCTGTGGAAAGAGTAGAGAAGATAAAAGATTATGCATTCATTCAGTTTAAAGACAGAGATGATGCTATCATGGCCATGACTAAACTTAATG GAATGAATGTTGAAGGTGCTTGCCTTGAGGCTGCATGGGCGAGAAGAAGAAATCAG gctaatcaggactggcacttgggtgaggttgatagggCATACAACAGAGACcaggaagcgttggaatcttggaagcagaaagaagtatcatatgtcagg ggcTATGGCTATGACCCTAGTTACTCGCCTCCATCGTATTACAACCCGATGTCTCCACCACCCGCAAGGAAAGAACTATTTTGGCCTGAAATCCACAACTCTGTTCACCCAATATAA
- the LOC135463368 gene encoding uncharacterized protein LOC135463368, translating into MADTATCSAEIDNDSNTDSNSVDVQADYRSQPIINELLCYLSDKLDVLPIDTLVKLCDDVYSDTEIQNAKDILYKCCGNLVTNKIRKRSGPNRKVNSLQDICKMLHELEPSDIPCFVARQLSKLPPVSTNHIDVSSLLRELAGVKLQMNDIVSKMDDLNSTQINVQKKLDRLDSKCASPPTNRKTRFLEKSITSVGECASSKDDTELSQSTRINECNVVGDSPFANKSKTVPLSDITNNTAPNEASCVDQSMDKSYAAVLSTEGSHPSRTTLEYAGNDFTTVIRNKPRPNKKHELRGLRTYPPVEIFITRLEPTTTSNDVIQYVKDNSGVNVECKRLDTKYDTYASFWIRVTGKVSNMLLRSSFWPDEVLVRKFYNRRDSDATWSKRRFREGDHYTTNGSTQRYARDHVMLQNDY; encoded by the coding sequence ATGGCTGATACTGCTACGTGTTCGGCTGAAATTGACAATGACTCCAATACTGACTCCAATTCTGTGGATGTTCAGGCCGATTATCGTTCCCAGCCTATAATTAACGAGCTACTATGCTACTTGTCGGATAAGCTGGATGTCTTACCAATTGACACGCTGGTGAAGTTATGTGACGATGTGTATAGTGATACTGAAATTCAAAATGCAAAGGATATCTTGTATAAGTGCTGCGGAAACCTTGTGACAAATAAAATTCGCAAGAGATCAGGTCCGAACAGAAAGGTGAACTCTCTTCAGGATATATGCAAAATGCTTCACGAATTGGAACCCAGTGATATTCCATGCTTTGTGGCTCGGCAACTGAGCAAGTTACCTCCCGTGTCAACAAATCATATTGATGTTTCCTCTCTCTTACGTGAATTGGCAGGAGTTAAGCTCCAGATGAATGACATTGTTAGCAAAATGGATGATCTAAACTCAACACAGATCAATGTTCAAAAAAAGTTGGACCGCTTGGACAGCAAATGTGCTAGTCCACCTACAAATAGAAAAACTCGATTCCTAGAGAAATCTATTACCAGTGTCGGTGAGTGCGCCTCCTCTAAGGATGATACTGAATTATCTCAGTCTACTCGCATCAACGAGTGCAATGTTGTTGGTGACAGTCCGTTTGCTAATAAAAGCAAAACAGTCCCTTTGTCAGATATAACTAACAACACTGCTCCAAATGAGGCTTCCTGTGTAGACCAATCAATGGATAAATCTTACGCTGCTGTGCTATCAACTGAAGGATCACATCCTAGCCGTACAACTCTGGAGTATGCTGGAAACGATTTCACAACAGTGATTAGAAACAAACCCCgaccaaacaaaaaacatgaattgcGAGGTTTGCGAACCTATCCCCCTGTGGAAATCTTTATTACCAGATTGGAGCCAACAACCACTTCTAATGACGTAATCCAATATGTTAAGGATAACTCAGGTGTTAACGTTGAATGTAAGAGGCTGGATACTAAATATGACACATATGCATCGTTTTGGATACGAGTAACGGGTAAAGTTTCGAATATGTTATTACGTTCTAGCTTTTGGCCCGATGAAGTACTGGTTCGAAAATTCTATAACCGCCGCGACTCGGATGCAACATGGTCCAAGCGAAGATTTAGGGAAggtgaccattacaccaccaaCGGTTCTACACAGCGATATGCACGTGACCATGTGATGTTACAGAATGACTATTAG
- the LOC135464208 gene encoding APOBEC1 complementation factor-like yields MMRGWGFRKHPAEVLDDLCQKNGWGSPVYQLHSPMGRDGSGAQQIFLYKITTPALGTQFPNRNPFTPNKLCSTVEGAKVFAAEYTLVQLGVPLEALEYISLPCPYTQPSYANHPDPPVERFQQIV; encoded by the exons ATGATGAGGGGGTGGGGCTTTAGGAAACATCCAGCAGAG GTGCTCGATGACCTTTGCCAGAAGAATGGATGGGGAAGTCCTGTATACCAGCTTCATTCTCCCATGGGAAGGGATGGAAGTGGTGCCCAACAGATCTTTTTGTACAAG ATCACCACACCAGCTCTCGGTACTCAGTTTCCAAATCGTAACCCATTTACCCCAAATAAACTGTGTTCTACTGTTGAGGGGGCAAAGGTTTTTGCAGCAGAGTACACTTTGGTGCAGTTAGGTGTGCCTCTTGAAG CCCTAGAGTACATTAGCCTACCATGTCCTTACACCCAGCCGAGCTATGCCAACCACCCCGACCCACCTGTGGAACGCTTCCAACAGATCGTGTGA
- the LOC135464220 gene encoding uncharacterized protein LOC135464220, which yields MSGLIRTATWVRLIEHTTEARKRWNLGRRKKYHMSGLIRTTTWVRLIEHTTEAGKRWNLGSRKKYHMSGLIRTSTWVRLIEHTTEARKRWNLGSRKKYHMSGLIRTATWVRLIEHTTETRKRWNLGSRKKYHMSGLIRTATWVRLIEHTTEARKRWNLGSRKKYHMSGLIRTATWVRLIEHTTEARKRWNLGRRKKYHMSGALAERGPMGVRSPVRGRGMMRGWGFRKHPAEVLDDLC from the exons atgtcagg gctaatcaggactgccacttgggtgaggttgatagagcatacaacagaggccaggaagcgttggaatcttggaagaagaaagaagtatcatatgtcagg gctaatcaggactaccacttgggtgaggttgatagagcatacaacagaggccgGGAAGCGatggaatcttggaagcagaaagaagtaccatatgtcagg gctaatcaggacatccacttgggtgaggttgatagagcatacaacagaggccaggaagcgttggaatcttggaagcagaaagaagtaccatatgtcagg gctaatcaggactgccacttgggtgaggttgatagagcatacaacagagaccaggaagcgttggaatcttggaagcagaaagaagtaccatatgtcagg gctaatcaggactgccacttgggtgaggttgatagagcatacaacagaggccaggaagcgttggaatcttggaagcagaaagaagtaccatatgtcagg gctaatcaggactgccacttgggtgaggttgatagagcatacaacagaggccaggaagcgttggaatcttggaagaagaaagaagtatcatatgtcagg GGCGTTGGCAGAGCGAGGTCCCATGGGCGTCAGAAGCCCTGTGCGAGGCCGAGGGATGATGAGGGGGTGGGGCTTTAGGAAACATCCAGCAGAG GTGCTCGATGACCTTTGCTAG
- the LOC135463367 gene encoding APOBEC1 complementation factor-like, producing the protein MASAEEALPRRVTGEPNKALLKLMERTGYSIRQEKRQRKYGGPPPDWESPVPLKSCEIFVGGIPRDCYEDELVPVFEKIGKIYELKLVMKPRSAFHRGYGFIMYTDKEHANQAVKELNNYEIRKGQLLGVRKTGRRVLHVGHLMWTTTEDKIRKLCSQVVGRDNAVERVKKIRDHAFIHFRDRDAAIMAMTKLNGMNVEGAYIEAEWAKGINQANQDCHLGEVDRAYNRGQEALESWKQKEVPYVRANQDCHLGEVDRAYNRGQEALESWKQKEVPYVRVRVPHVVG; encoded by the exons ATGGCATCCGCGGAGGAGGCTTTGCCACGTCGTGTGACCGGGGAGCCAAACAAAGCCTTGCTGAAACTTATGGAAAGAACAGGATACTCCATACGGCAAGAAAAAAGGCAAAGAAAGTACGGCGGTCCACCTCCCGACTGGGAAAGCCCGGTTCCTTTAAAGAGTTGCGAAATTTTCGTCGGAGGTATTCCAAGAGACTGTTACGAAGACGAGCTTGTTCCAGTATTTGAGAAGATAGGGAAGATTTACGAACTGAAACTCGTAATGAAACCCCGTTCTGCATTCCATAGAGGATATGGATTCATTATGTACACTGACAAAGAACACGCGAATCAAGCGGTAAAGGAGCTTAACAACTACGAAATTCGTAAAGGGCAGCTCTTGGGTGTTCGCAAAACTGGC AGGAGAGTTTTGCACGTGGGGCACCTTATGTGGACAACTACAGAAGACAAAATTAGAAAGCTGTGCAGTCAAGTTGTGGGAAGAGACAATGCTGTGGAAAGAGTAAAGAAGATAAGAgatcatgcattcattcattttagagACAGAGATGCTGCTATCATGGCCATGACTAAACTTAATG GAATGAATGTTGAAGGTGCTTACATTGAGGCTGAATGGGCAAAAGGAATAAATCAG gctaatcaggactgccacttgggtgaggttgatagagcatacaacagaggccaggaagcgttggaatcttggaagcagaaagaagtaccatatgtcagg gctaatcaggactgccacttgggtgaggttgatagagcatacaatagaggccaggaagcgttggaatcttggaagcagaaagaagtaccatatgtcagggtaagagttcctcatgtggtaggatag